A region of Paractinoplanes abujensis DNA encodes the following proteins:
- the rimP gene encoding ribosome maturation factor RimP — translation MTQRGRAGARPGQGPGARRRREAEEPRVPAAPRIDLSAARARVREVIEPVVARAGYDLEDVAVSRAGRRHVVRVLVDTDGGISLDDVAIVSREISGALDAADEQGEVLAGEYQLEVGSPGVDRPLTLPRHWRRNRGRLVAVNGLTGRVVDTDDEGVVLDVDGTPRELRFDELGPGKVQIEFKRLDEADFGDEDDDDDDDDEGEGEE, via the coding sequence CCGGGAGGCCGAGGAGCCGCGGGTTCCCGCCGCGCCCCGCATCGACCTGTCCGCCGCCCGCGCCCGCGTGCGTGAGGTGATCGAGCCGGTCGTCGCCCGGGCGGGTTACGACCTGGAAGACGTGGCCGTCTCGCGGGCCGGCCGCCGCCACGTGGTGCGCGTGCTGGTCGACACCGACGGCGGCATCAGCCTGGACGACGTGGCGATCGTCTCGCGCGAGATCTCCGGCGCGCTCGACGCGGCCGACGAGCAGGGCGAGGTGCTGGCGGGCGAATACCAGCTGGAGGTGGGCTCGCCCGGTGTCGACCGGCCGCTGACCCTGCCCCGGCACTGGCGGCGCAACCGGGGCCGGCTGGTCGCGGTCAACGGGCTGACCGGCCGCGTGGTCGACACCGATGACGAGGGCGTCGTGCTCGACGTCGACGGCACCCCCCGCGAGCTGCGCTTCGACGAGCTCGGCCCGGGCAAGGTGCAGATCGAGTTCAAACGGCTGGACGAGGCCGACTTCGGCGACGAAGACGACGACGATGACGATGACGACGAAGGGGAGGGCGAGGAATGA
- the nusA gene encoding transcription termination factor NusA, producing MNIDLAALRALEREREIPFDTILAAIETALLTAYRHTEGAQSHARVEIDRRTGVASVLAQELDDDGTVVREVDDTPHDFGRIAAMTAKQVILQRLREATDEQHFGEYAGRDGDLITGIVQADAARAEKGIVIVDLGKIEAVLPQSEQVPGESYEHGSRIRAIVVHVAKGFRGPQVTLSRSHPALVKKLFALEVPEIADGVVEIAAIAREAGHRTKIAVHSTVPGVNAKGACIGPMGQRVRAVMSELHGEKIDIIDWSEDPAQFVGNALSPAKALRVEVVDAATRTARVTVPDFQLSLAIGREGQNARLAARLTGWRIDIRPDNEPTGPSDRSTPADRDAAEAGS from the coding sequence ATGAACATCGACCTCGCGGCGCTGCGCGCCCTGGAGCGCGAGCGGGAGATCCCGTTCGACACGATTCTGGCCGCCATCGAGACGGCCCTGCTGACCGCCTACCGGCACACCGAGGGCGCGCAGAGCCACGCGCGCGTCGAGATCGACCGTAGGACCGGTGTCGCCTCGGTGCTGGCGCAGGAACTGGACGACGACGGCACGGTGGTGCGCGAGGTGGACGACACCCCGCACGACTTCGGCCGCATCGCCGCGATGACCGCCAAGCAGGTCATCCTCCAGCGGCTGCGCGAGGCCACCGACGAGCAGCACTTCGGTGAGTACGCGGGGCGCGACGGTGACCTGATCACCGGCATCGTGCAGGCCGACGCGGCGCGGGCCGAGAAGGGCATCGTGATCGTCGACCTCGGCAAGATCGAGGCCGTGCTCCCGCAGTCCGAGCAGGTCCCCGGCGAGTCCTACGAGCACGGGTCGCGCATCCGGGCGATCGTCGTGCACGTGGCCAAGGGTTTCCGCGGCCCCCAGGTCACCCTTTCGCGCTCCCACCCGGCCCTGGTCAAGAAGCTGTTCGCGCTCGAGGTCCCCGAGATCGCCGACGGTGTGGTGGAGATCGCCGCGATCGCACGTGAGGCAGGTCACCGCACCAAGATCGCGGTGCACTCGACGGTTCCCGGCGTCAACGCCAAGGGCGCCTGTATCGGCCCGATGGGTCAGCGGGTCCGGGCCGTGATGAGCGAGCTGCACGGCGAGAAGATCGACATCATCGACTGGTCGGAGGATCCGGCCCAGTTCGTCGGCAACGCCCTCTCGCCCGCAAAAGCCCTGCGTGTCGAGGTGGTGGACGCCGCCACCAGGACGGCCCGGGTCACCGTGCCCGATTTCCAGCTCTCGCTGGCGATCGGCCGTGAGGGGCAGAACGCCCGGCTCGCCGCCCGCCTGACCGGCTGGCGGATCGACATCCGGCCGGACAATGAACCGACCGGCCCGTCCGACCGTTCAACCCCGGCCGACCGTGATGCGGCCGAGGCGGGAAGCTGA
- a CDS encoding YlxR family protein, producing MVGPTRTCVGCRKRAPASDLLRFVAAGSGDDLRLQPDPNRRLPGRGAHLHPDPACFALAERRRAFGRALRLPGVADTGMLAEHIRVASMSLGTTDDTAAVAVSRPSKVGRPR from the coding sequence ATGGTCGGCCCGACGCGAACCTGTGTCGGCTGTCGCAAGCGCGCGCCGGCCTCTGATTTGCTGCGGTTCGTCGCGGCCGGTTCCGGGGATGATCTCCGGCTCCAGCCCGATCCGAATCGCCGACTGCCGGGCCGGGGAGCGCATCTGCATCCTGATCCGGCTTGCTTCGCGCTGGCGGAGCGGCGTCGCGCCTTCGGGCGGGCGCTGCGTCTCCCCGGTGTTGCTGACACCGGAATGCTTGCCGAGCACATCCGGGTGGCTTCCATGTCACTCGGAACGACCGATGACACGGCCGCCGTGGCCGTGTCACGACCCAGCAAGGTAGGACGACCCAGATGA